In Desulfobacterales bacterium, the following are encoded in one genomic region:
- a CDS encoding fumarate hydratase — MPQFTYQSMFPIGADTTAYRLLTRDHVDSLSIGGHKLLTVSHEGLRLLAHTAFADVSHLCRTSHLSQLQEILNDPDSSDNDRLVALELLKNAVISAEGIFPMCQDTGTALIMGKKGQSVWTGGGDEAALSEGVFDAYTRHNLRYSQNAPLSMFDEVNTGCNLPAQIEIQAVDGDEYRFLFIAKGGGSANKTFLYQKTKAVLKPENLKAFFKEKIKSLGTSACPPYHLALVVGGLSAEMTLKTVKLASAGYLDTLPTQGNHLGHAFRDRTMEKEVLELSRELGIGAQFGGKYFCHDIRIIRLPRHGASCPIGLGVSCSADRNIKAKITREGIFLEQLEMDPARFLSAGIPSRVSTAVPIDLTLPMDTIRAELSRYPVGTRLLLNGPITVARDIAHARLKELLDTGNDLPRFIKDHLIYCAGPAKAPTGYPSGSFGPTTAGRMDSYVPIFQAHGASLVMLAKGNRSRIVTEACQKYGGFYLGAIGGPAARIGKECITQMEILAYPELGMEAIFRVTVKDFPAFLIVDDKGNDFFSSLLA, encoded by the coding sequence ATACCGCAATTTACATATCAATCAATGTTCCCGATCGGTGCGGACACGACCGCATATCGTTTGTTGACAAGGGATCATGTTGATTCGCTGTCCATTGGTGGGCACAAACTGTTAACCGTCTCACATGAAGGACTTCGTCTGCTGGCACACACCGCTTTTGCGGATGTATCGCATCTATGCCGCACCTCTCATCTATCACAGCTTCAGGAAATCCTGAATGATCCCGACAGCTCGGACAATGATCGGTTGGTGGCCTTGGAGTTGCTCAAAAATGCCGTGATTTCAGCGGAAGGCATTTTCCCCATGTGCCAGGATACCGGAACCGCCCTTATTATGGGCAAAAAAGGACAATCCGTCTGGACCGGCGGAGGGGACGAAGCCGCGCTTTCGGAAGGCGTTTTCGATGCGTATACGCGGCACAACCTGCGCTATTCGCAAAACGCCCCCTTGTCCATGTTTGACGAAGTGAATACCGGGTGCAATCTTCCGGCGCAAATCGAAATTCAAGCCGTAGACGGAGATGAATACCGGTTTTTATTTATCGCGAAAGGGGGCGGCTCCGCCAATAAAACGTTTTTATACCAAAAAACAAAAGCCGTCTTGAAACCAGAAAATCTGAAGGCCTTTTTTAAAGAAAAAATCAAATCCCTCGGAACTTCGGCATGCCCGCCCTACCATCTGGCCTTGGTCGTCGGCGGATTATCGGCAGAAATGACGTTGAAAACCGTTAAGCTGGCATCGGCCGGCTACCTGGACACCCTGCCCACTCAGGGAAATCATCTCGGGCATGCGTTCAGGGATAGGACCATGGAAAAAGAGGTGCTTGAATTATCCAGGGAACTTGGTATCGGCGCGCAATTCGGGGGAAAATATTTTTGCCATGATATTCGAATCATCCGGCTTCCCCGGCACGGGGCGTCTTGCCCCATCGGCTTGGGCGTCAGTTGCAGCGCGGACCGGAATATCAAGGCTAAAATCACTCGGGAAGGTATTTTTCTGGAACAACTTGAAATGGATCCGGCCCGATTTCTTTCGGCCGGAATCCCCTCCCGGGTTTCCACTGCGGTGCCAATCGACCTAACCCTTCCCATGGACACCATTCGCGCAGAACTCAGCCGATACCCGGTGGGCACCCGGCTGCTGTTGAACGGCCCCATAACCGTCGCGCGAGATATCGCCCACGCCCGCTTAAAGGAACTGCTGGATACGGGGAACGATCTTCCCCGATTCATTAAAGACCACCTTATTTACTGCGCAGGCCCTGCCAAAGCCCCTACAGGATATCCCTCCGGATCATTCGGCCCCACAACCGCCGGCAGAATGGATTCCTATGTGCCGATTTTCCAGGCACACGGCGCATCCTTGGTAATGCTTGCAAAAGGCAACCGAAGTCGCATCGTCACGGAGGCATGTCAAAAATACGGCGGCTTTTACCTGGGTGCCATCGGCGGGCCGGCCGCGCGCATCGGCAAGGAATGTATAACCCAAATGGAAATTCTGGCATATCCGGAGCTGGGAATGGAAGCCATCTTTCGGGTAACTGTTAAGGATTTTCCCGCCTTTCTCATCGTGGATGACAAGGGCAATGATTTTTTCAGCAGTCTGTTGGCATAG
- the nifJ gene encoding pyruvate:ferredoxin (flavodoxin) oxidoreductase, translating to MGKKMKTIDGNTAAAHVAYAMSDVAAIYPITPSTPMGEIADEWSAQGRKNIFDQPLLIRQLQSEAGAAGSVHGALAAGSLTTTFTASQGLLLMIPNMYKIAGELLPGVFHVSARAVAGHALSIFGDHQDVMAVRQTGFAMLCANSVQEVMDLGLVSHLSAIEGRVPFLHFFDGFRTSHEIQKIELIDYEDMAALVNKEAIAAFRQRAMNPEHPHLRGTAQNPDIYFQGREAANTYYLKVPGIVTDYMKKVAALTGRSYQLFDYVGDETADRIVVAMGSACEAIEEVVAHLNATGEKVGLLKVRLFRPWSMQDFLAAVPASAEKITVLDRTKEPGAIGDPLYMDVATTFMKAGKQPEITCGRYGLGSKEFTPSMIKAVFDNMKNATPKNHFVVGITDDVTQSSLEVPPPMDTAPEGTVQCMFWGLGSDGTVGANKSAIKIIGDNTDMFAQGYFAYDSKKSGGITVSHLRFGKKPIQSTYLVNTAHFVACHKSNYVELYDLLEAIREGGTFLLNAPWTVEEMETFLPASMRRTIANKKVKVFAVDAVKIAGAIGLGNRINMIMQTAFFKLSGVLPFEEAIALLKDEIHKVYGNKGEKIVKMNIDAVDQTLAGLREINYPQSWKNAADTAVKKAEEPEFIEKVMRPMLAVQGDKLPVSVFSPDGVFPVDTAKYEKRGVAIMVPEWIPENCIQCNQCSFVCPHAAIVPSLASEEELSGAPATFVTLDAIGKELKEKSLKFRMQVNTLDCQGCGNCADVCPAKVKALEMKPIETQTPVQVPNYQFSQSIPIKDDLVKRTSVKGSQFQKPLMEFSGACAGCGETPYVKLLTQLFGERMIIANATGCSSIWAASAPSCAYSVNKNGHGPAWGNSLFEDTAEFGYGIAMSYGQRRNKLADLIAAAIASDIPEALKTAMNGWLKGRNDAGESKTYGDEMKRLLATVSTNPLLAEIGTMADLFVKKSIWAFGGDGWAYDIGFGGLDHVIASGEDINILVLDTEVYSNTGGQASKATPTGAVAKFAFSGKKVGKKDMGKIAMSYGHVYVASVAMGANQNQTLKAFIEADRHPGPSIVLCYAPCINQGIKKGMGKTQAQESLAVASGYWPLYRYNPQLVEEGNNPFVLESKAPDGTLQEFIAGENRYAQLKMTFPEESTRLRALLEKDVNTRYDSLKLMADPSAICKTEEK from the coding sequence ATGGGAAAAAAAATGAAGACTATTGATGGAAACACGGCCGCCGCGCATGTGGCCTATGCCATGAGCGATGTGGCGGCTATTTATCCGATCACGCCTTCCACGCCAATGGGAGAAATCGCGGATGAATGGAGCGCGCAGGGGCGAAAAAATATATTCGACCAACCCCTTCTCATACGCCAACTGCAATCCGAAGCCGGCGCCGCCGGTTCGGTTCACGGCGCGCTGGCCGCCGGCTCCCTGACCACGACCTTCACGGCTTCTCAGGGCCTCTTGCTGATGATCCCCAATATGTATAAAATCGCAGGCGAGCTACTGCCGGGCGTTTTTCATGTCAGTGCCCGGGCCGTGGCCGGGCATGCACTGTCCATTTTCGGTGATCACCAGGATGTAATGGCGGTTCGCCAAACCGGCTTTGCCATGCTGTGCGCCAATTCCGTTCAGGAGGTGATGGATCTGGGCCTAGTGTCGCACCTGTCCGCCATCGAGGGCCGCGTTCCCTTTCTTCATTTTTTTGACGGCTTTAGAACCTCCCACGAAATTCAAAAGATCGAACTGATTGATTATGAGGACATGGCCGCGCTGGTCAATAAGGAAGCGATCGCCGCGTTCCGGCAACGGGCCATGAATCCGGAGCACCCCCACCTGCGGGGCACGGCCCAAAATCCGGACATCTATTTTCAAGGCCGCGAAGCCGCCAATACTTATTACCTGAAAGTGCCCGGCATCGTAACAGATTATATGAAAAAGGTAGCGGCCCTGACCGGCAGAAGCTATCAGCTCTTTGATTATGTAGGGGATGAAACTGCCGATCGCATTGTGGTGGCCATGGGCTCCGCCTGTGAGGCCATTGAAGAGGTCGTCGCACACCTCAATGCCACCGGCGAAAAAGTCGGCTTGCTCAAGGTCCGCCTTTTCCGGCCCTGGTCCATGCAGGATTTTTTGGCCGCAGTACCGGCTTCCGCCGAAAAAATCACGGTGCTGGACCGGACCAAGGAACCCGGCGCCATCGGGGATCCGCTGTATATGGATGTCGCGACCACGTTCATGAAAGCCGGAAAGCAGCCCGAAATCACTTGCGGCCGCTACGGCCTGGGGTCCAAGGAATTCACCCCGTCCATGATTAAAGCGGTTTTCGACAACATGAAAAACGCCACCCCGAAAAACCATTTCGTTGTGGGCATCACCGATGATGTCACCCAAAGTTCCCTTGAGGTTCCCCCGCCCATGGACACCGCCCCCGAGGGCACGGTTCAATGCATGTTCTGGGGCCTCGGTTCCGATGGAACCGTCGGCGCCAACAAAAGCGCCATTAAAATCATCGGAGATAACACCGACATGTTCGCTCAGGGCTATTTCGCCTATGATTCCAAAAAATCCGGCGGCATTACCGTCTCTCACTTGCGTTTCGGGAAAAAACCGATTCAGTCCACCTATCTCGTCAACACCGCTCATTTTGTCGCCTGCCACAAGTCTAATTACGTGGAGCTTTACGACTTGCTGGAGGCCATTCGGGAAGGGGGTACCTTCCTGCTTAACGCACCCTGGACCGTCGAAGAAATGGAAACATTCCTGCCGGCAAGCATGCGTCGCACCATTGCAAACAAAAAGGTCAAGGTGTTTGCCGTGGACGCCGTGAAAATCGCCGGCGCGATCGGGCTCGGCAACCGTATCAACATGATCATGCAGACCGCCTTTTTCAAGCTCTCGGGCGTGTTGCCGTTTGAAGAGGCCATTGCGCTCTTAAAAGATGAAATTCACAAGGTCTATGGAAATAAGGGCGAAAAAATCGTCAAAATGAATATCGACGCCGTGGACCAGACCCTTGCTGGTCTTCGGGAAATCAACTATCCGCAATCCTGGAAGAATGCCGCGGATACCGCCGTTAAAAAGGCCGAAGAACCGGAATTTATCGAAAAGGTCATGCGGCCCATGCTGGCCGTTCAGGGCGACAAGTTGCCGGTCAGCGTATTTTCTCCAGACGGTGTATTCCCGGTGGATACTGCCAAATACGAAAAACGCGGCGTTGCCATCATGGTGCCCGAATGGATTCCTGAAAATTGCATTCAATGCAACCAGTGTTCCTTTGTTTGCCCGCATGCCGCCATCGTCCCCTCTCTGGCGAGTGAAGAAGAGCTCTCCGGGGCACCCGCAACCTTTGTGACCTTGGACGCTATCGGAAAGGAATTAAAGGAAAAAAGCCTGAAATTCCGCATGCAGGTGAACACACTGGACTGCCAAGGCTGCGGCAATTGTGCGGATGTCTGCCCGGCCAAGGTCAAGGCCCTTGAAATGAAACCGATCGAAACGCAAACACCGGTACAGGTGCCGAACTATCAGTTTTCTCAATCAATCCCGATCAAGGACGACCTGGTCAAACGCACCAGCGTCAAGGGCAGCCAGTTTCAGAAGCCGCTCATGGAATTTTCCGGCGCTTGCGCGGGTTGCGGTGAAACCCCATATGTCAAACTCCTCACGCAACTATTCGGAGAACGCATGATCATCGCCAACGCAACGGGTTGCTCCTCCATCTGGGCCGCTTCCGCGCCGAGCTGCGCCTACAGCGTTAATAAAAATGGCCACGGACCGGCCTGGGGCAACTCCCTGTTTGAAGATACCGCCGAATTCGGGTATGGCATCGCGATGTCCTACGGGCAACGCCGCAACAAACTGGCGGACTTGATCGCGGCCGCCATCGCGAGCGATATTCCGGAAGCACTTAAAACCGCCATGAACGGTTGGCTCAAGGGCCGAAATGATGCGGGCGAATCCAAAACCTACGGCGATGAAATGAAGCGCTTGCTGGCAACCGTTTCTACGAATCCGCTGTTGGCGGAAATCGGCACCATGGCGGATCTTTTCGTCAAAAAATCCATTTGGGCCTTTGGCGGGGACGGCTGGGCCTATGACATCGGTTTCGGCGGCCTGGATCATGTGATCGCCTCAGGCGAGGACATCAACATTTTGGTTCTGGATACGGAAGTCTATTCCAACACGGGCGGTCAGGCCTCAAAGGCGACGCCCACCGGTGCCGTAGCCAAATTCGCATTTTCAGGGAAAAAGGTCGGGAAAAAGGACATGGGCAAAATCGCCATGAGCTACGGCCATGTCTATGTCGCCTCGGTTGCCATGGGCGCCAATCAAAACCAGACGCTGAAAGCCTTTATCGAGGCGGACCGGCATCCCGGCCCGTCCATCGTCCTTTGCTACGCCCCCTGCATCAACCAGGGGATTAAAAAAGGCATGGGAAAAACGCAGGCGCAGGAAAGCCTAGCGGTCGCCTCCGGTTACTGGCCGCTCTACCGGTATAACCCGCAACTGGTCGAGGAAGGCAATAATCCGTTTGTCCTGGAATCCAAGGCGCCGGACGGCACGCTTCAGGAGTTTATCGCCGGTGAGAACCGCTATGCGCAGTTGAAAATGACTTTCCCGGAAGAGTCAACGCGGCTTCGCGCACTGCTGGAAAAAGACGTCAACACCCGGTATGATTCGCTGAAACTAATGGCAGACCCTTCGGCCATTTGTAAAACCGAAGAAAAATAA
- a CDS encoding YkgJ family cysteine cluster protein — translation MTQQTTCRQCGTCCRKGGPSFHLSDKHLIDSGKIPARFLFTLRCGELAHENIQGKVAPVTTDLIKIKGKNGTWTCVFLNEETNQCGIYENRPAECRALMCWDPCDIKAIYHHQRLTRKDLLQNVTGLWELVKTHQARCDYGVILDLIQKIRNRSNRTLHNQLKEMIAYDTQIRTLATERSGINKELTDFLFGRPLTTTLPPLFTLHPSSPTL, via the coding sequence ATGACCCAACAAACCACCTGCCGCCAATGCGGTACCTGTTGCCGCAAAGGCGGCCCGAGCTTTCATTTGTCAGACAAACATCTTATCGATTCCGGGAAAATTCCAGCCAGATTCCTGTTCACCCTTCGATGCGGCGAGCTGGCGCATGAGAACATTCAAGGAAAGGTGGCACCCGTAACGACCGACCTGATCAAGATAAAGGGGAAAAACGGTACTTGGACATGCGTCTTTCTGAATGAAGAAACCAACCAATGCGGCATATACGAAAACCGTCCTGCGGAATGCCGCGCCCTGATGTGCTGGGATCCTTGCGACATAAAAGCCATCTATCATCACCAGCGGCTCACGCGCAAGGATCTGCTGCAAAACGTGACCGGGCTCTGGGAATTGGTAAAAACTCACCAGGCCCGCTGCGACTATGGCGTTATCCTTGACTTGATTCAAAAAATACGCAACCGCTCGAATCGCACGCTTCACAACCAGCTTAAGGAAATGATCGCGTATGATACGCAGATTCGAACCCTGGCCACAGAACGAAGCGGCATAAACAAGGAACTGACTGATTTTCTTTTCGGTCGACCCCTCACCACCACCCTTCCACCCCTCTTCACGCTCCACCCGTCAAGCCCCACGCTCTAA
- a CDS encoding TolC family protein has translation MMKRWILLLLWVGFLFPPAAVAYQGGEKAVGDLSGIQTLDLLTAKQIALSGNPTVAAAQARVQQAAQRVRQASAAYWPQVDTSTSVFHSRLSDNEVNSSLQLARLFDTSVRLDNPDEQYSAGISASWVLFDGFARKFSIEAETLGELQQVKAGQEVSRQLLAAVAATYYNAQLFRENMAIAAADKAFNQRQVVEAETRLRVGTGALSDVLNFKVQANSARSRWNTAQLEYDRFLIGLVALMGFSEVEVPKGMMLSPLAPECDSEMQLPEPDALVAEALVNRPDLQQSDFRIQQSEAQIQLARADLFPKLNFSTELSGNRTNDPGYEGDDFGYALGLNLSYNLFSGGATQARVREALWVRTEAAQNRSDLSLSIAAEVRKAVAELRRAQAEIKLQRVNTELVQQNRDLVEQEYAAGQGTLVRLNEAQRDLITAKSRLALALVSLRQAWQNLESATGRILRD, from the coding sequence ATGATGAAACGATGGATCTTGCTTCTGTTATGGGTGGGCTTTTTGTTCCCGCCGGCCGCCGTTGCGTATCAAGGGGGAGAAAAAGCAGTCGGAGACCTTTCCGGTATTCAGACGCTTGATTTGCTGACGGCCAAGCAAATCGCCCTTTCAGGTAACCCTACTGTGGCAGCGGCTCAGGCACGGGTTCAACAGGCTGCCCAGCGCGTGCGACAGGCGAGTGCGGCTTACTGGCCCCAGGTGGATACGAGCACCTCCGTCTTTCATTCCCGCTTATCCGATAACGAAGTGAACAGCTCGCTTCAATTGGCGCGATTGTTCGACACATCGGTGAGGTTGGACAACCCCGATGAACAATATTCAGCCGGAATCAGTGCGAGCTGGGTACTTTTTGACGGGTTTGCGCGAAAGTTTTCGATCGAGGCTGAAACTCTTGGTGAGCTGCAACAGGTGAAGGCCGGTCAGGAAGTTTCTCGTCAGTTGTTGGCGGCGGTGGCGGCTACCTATTATAATGCTCAGCTTTTCAGAGAAAACATGGCGATTGCAGCTGCCGACAAAGCCTTTAACCAGCGCCAGGTGGTAGAGGCTGAAACCAGGCTTCGCGTGGGAACCGGTGCGTTAAGTGATGTGCTTAATTTCAAGGTGCAGGCCAACTCGGCGCGTTCCCGGTGGAATACCGCGCAGCTTGAATATGATCGGTTTCTTATTGGTTTGGTCGCATTGATGGGCTTTTCGGAAGTCGAAGTGCCGAAGGGCATGATGTTGAGCCCGCTGGCGCCGGAATGCGATTCGGAAATGCAGTTGCCGGAGCCCGACGCCCTGGTGGCCGAGGCATTGGTCAACCGGCCGGATTTGCAGCAGAGCGATTTTCGAATCCAACAGAGCGAGGCTCAGATTCAATTGGCGCGTGCTGATCTATTTCCCAAGCTGAATTTTTCAACGGAATTGTCCGGCAATCGGACAAATGATCCGGGGTATGAGGGAGATGATTTCGGCTATGCCCTCGGATTGAACCTTTCCTACAATCTGTTTTCCGGAGGTGCCACGCAGGCGCGTGTCCGTGAAGCTCTGTGGGTGCGGACTGAAGCGGCCCAGAATCGTTCGGATTTATCCCTCAGCATTGCCGCTGAAGTTCGAAAAGCTGTTGCGGAGTTACGTCGGGCTCAGGCGGAGATTAAGCTTCAGCGCGTGAACACCGAGCTGGTGCAGCAAAACCGGGATCTGGTTGAACAGGAGTACGCTGCAGGGCAAGGAACCCTTGTCCGTCTGAATGAAGCGCAGCGGGATCTTATTACGGCGAAGAGCCGGTTAGCCCTGGCGCTGGTGTCTTTGCGTCAGGCTTGGCAGAACCTGGAGAGTGCTACTGGCAGAATACTTCGGGATTGA
- a CDS encoding response regulator, translating to MARYSPGIREKLVGIFILIKVIPLVMLAWFAWTAVENLARSLETQIARMVSDSHDVVNQVGTLSSENSIQALDEKSREAIERLSTDTARAVAAFLYDRDKDILNAAALEPTKANYESFLAARVRTVINHGPWVMNAKEDAWEPGHHSHTDPIEILAKNEDNQKAFHYRPPEDAGNSEIRPLFMEMTYVGPDGKEKVKVTTSNRMRQGLFDISKKENTYCKAETYFEALKKLRPEEIYVSEVIGAYVKGQLIGPYTKVSSEKAKIPFTPEMSGYAGKENPAGKRFEGIIRWATPVTKDGNITGYITLALDHTHIMEFTDHILPTEARYSPISDAGSGNYAFMWDAKGRCISHPRDYFIVGYDPETGEPAVPWLDTDFYDTWQRSGKSIREFMAEAPQFHEQSLKKKPAAELTKAGLVALDGRFLNFAPQCEGWHNLTQNGGSGSFVIFWSGLWKLTTAAAIPYHTGRYGNHPRGFGYVTIGANVHEFHAAAIETAKKIDVINAQYTENLHQQNRQNEALMESSLHDTARVLTISTLIMIILVIFIAIWMAATLTGKITHIIQGVERFQKGEMGHRLQKKSNDEIGRLTQTFNDMADSIERSIGEINAARETAENANLLLKEEIRERQKVENELARHRDNLETIVKERTLALENEIGERKKVEQVLIVSEHRLRKQNEALLFLAGNAALYEGDLNEALKIIMATAARTLSVERGSVWLFNKKQTTIRCVERYKLNADQHTIGGRFSATTYVPHFKALATGRTISVADALTDSRVFGFSESYLLSHRIGAILTAAILIGGEMRGIICFEHVGEKREWRIDEENFSNSIADVLALAINASDRAATEIKQKQLESRLHQAEKMEAIGTLAGGVAHDLNNILSGVVSYPELLLWQLPEDSSLRGPMETILASGKKAAAIVQDLLTLARRGVTVNEVENLNEIIAAQLASPEHQRLLAFHPQLTIETHLAPDLMNIMGSSAHLSTTLMNLISNAAEAMPNGGKVTIGTENRYIDHLIRGYDEVKEGDYAVLTVSDAGIGISPKDLGRIFEPFYTKKKMGRSGTGLGMAVVWGTVKDHKGYIDLESREGFGSTFSLFFPVTRKELEKTPIGLSISNILGDGELILLVDDVKAQRQIASSILTELNYQVTTVASGEEAVEYLKHHTVDLLVLDMIMDPGMDGLDTFREVIVLHPGQKTIIASGYSETERIREAQRLGAGQYLKKPYTIEKIGLSAKKELKKAANTAAGAH from the coding sequence ATGGCTCGTTACTCGCCCGGTATTCGTGAAAAATTGGTCGGCATATTCATTCTGATTAAAGTGATCCCCCTGGTTATGCTGGCCTGGTTTGCCTGGACGGCGGTGGAAAACCTCGCCCGATCACTTGAAACCCAGATCGCGCGAATGGTTTCAGACAGCCATGATGTTGTCAACCAGGTCGGGACGCTCTCCTCTGAAAACTCCATTCAAGCGCTGGATGAAAAATCCAGGGAAGCCATCGAAAGACTGAGCACGGATACCGCCAGGGCCGTGGCCGCGTTCCTGTATGACCGGGACAAAGATATTCTCAATGCCGCGGCATTGGAACCGACAAAAGCCAACTACGAAAGCTTTCTGGCCGCTCGCGTCCGAACGGTGATCAACCACGGCCCGTGGGTGATGAATGCCAAGGAAGATGCGTGGGAGCCAGGGCATCATTCACACACCGATCCAATTGAAATTCTAGCAAAAAACGAAGACAACCAAAAAGCATTTCATTACCGGCCACCGGAAGATGCCGGCAATAGTGAAATCCGTCCCCTTTTCATGGAAATGACCTATGTCGGCCCGGACGGCAAAGAGAAGGTGAAAGTCACGACATCGAATCGAATGCGGCAGGGTCTTTTCGATATTTCCAAAAAAGAAAATACGTATTGCAAAGCCGAGACTTATTTTGAAGCCCTTAAAAAGCTTCGCCCGGAAGAGATCTATGTATCCGAGGTCATCGGCGCCTATGTCAAAGGGCAACTTATCGGACCCTATACCAAAGTAAGTTCTGAAAAAGCAAAAATCCCCTTTACCCCGGAAATGTCTGGATATGCCGGAAAGGAAAACCCGGCCGGCAAACGCTTTGAAGGGATCATTCGATGGGCCACACCGGTGACAAAGGATGGTAACATTACCGGGTATATCACCCTTGCCCTGGACCATACGCATATTATGGAGTTCACCGATCATATCTTGCCGACCGAGGCGCGCTATTCCCCGATTTCGGATGCGGGTTCCGGAAACTACGCGTTTATGTGGGATGCTAAGGGCCGATGCATCTCTCATCCGCGGGATTATTTCATCGTGGGCTATGATCCGGAAACCGGCGAGCCGGCCGTGCCCTGGCTGGATACGGATTTTTATGACACCTGGCAACGCAGCGGAAAATCCATTCGGGAATTTATGGCCGAAGCGCCGCAATTTCATGAGCAAAGTTTGAAGAAAAAACCGGCCGCCGAACTTACCAAAGCAGGATTGGTCGCGCTTGACGGTCGATTTTTAAATTTTGCCCCCCAGTGCGAAGGATGGCACAATCTAACCCAAAACGGCGGTTCCGGCTCTTTTGTCATTTTCTGGAGCGGCCTGTGGAAACTGACCACGGCGGCGGCCATTCCTTATCATACCGGCAGATACGGCAATCATCCCCGGGGATTCGGTTATGTCACCATCGGCGCCAATGTTCATGAATTTCACGCTGCCGCGATTGAAACCGCTAAAAAAATAGACGTCATCAACGCACAGTATACCGAAAATCTGCACCAACAAAATCGGCAAAACGAAGCATTGATGGAATCCTCCCTGCACGACACGGCGCGGGTGCTTACCATCTCTACACTCATCATGATCATCCTCGTCATTTTCATTGCCATTTGGATGGCAGCTACCCTGACCGGTAAAATCACCCATATCATTCAGGGGGTCGAACGGTTTCAAAAAGGGGAAATGGGGCATCGCCTTCAAAAAAAATCCAATGACGAAATAGGCCGGCTGACACAAACCTTCAATGACATGGCGGACAGCATTGAGCGATCCATCGGGGAAATTAACGCCGCCAGGGAAACCGCCGAAAATGCCAATTTGCTTCTCAAAGAGGAAATCCGGGAAAGGCAAAAAGTGGAAAACGAATTGGCGCGCCATCGGGACAACCTTGAGACGATCGTAAAAGAGCGAACCCTGGCCCTTGAAAATGAAATCGGAGAACGCAAAAAAGTCGAGCAGGTACTCATCGTCAGCGAGCACCGGCTTCGAAAACAAAATGAAGCCCTTCTCTTTCTGGCCGGGAATGCCGCCTTATACGAAGGAGACTTGAACGAAGCGCTTAAAATCATCATGGCAACCGCTGCCCGAACCCTTTCGGTAGAACGCGGCAGCGTCTGGCTTTTTAACAAGAAACAAACGACCATTCGTTGCGTGGAGCGCTATAAGCTGAATGCCGATCAACATACCATCGGGGGAAGATTCTCCGCGACGACCTATGTGCCCCATTTCAAAGCACTGGCGACCGGCCGCACGATCTCTGTGGCCGATGCGTTAACGGATTCACGGGTGTTCGGTTTTTCGGAATCTTATCTTCTTTCTCACCGAATCGGCGCTATTTTGACCGCCGCGATTCTGATCGGCGGCGAAATGAGGGGCATCATCTGCTTCGAACATGTGGGAGAAAAGCGTGAATGGCGAATTGATGAAGAAAACTTTTCCAATTCGATCGCCGATGTATTGGCGCTTGCGATCAACGCATCGGATCGGGCGGCGACTGAAATCAAACAAAAGCAACTGGAATCAAGGCTTCACCAGGCCGAAAAAATGGAGGCCATCGGCACCCTGGCCGGCGGCGTTGCACATGATTTAAATAATATTCTCTCCGGTGTCGTCAGTTATCCCGAATTATTGTTGTGGCAATTACCGGAGGACAGTTCGCTGAGAGGCCCCATGGAAACCATTCTGGCGTCCGGGAAAAAAGCGGCCGCCATTGTGCAGGATCTCCTGACCCTGGCAAGGCGGGGCGTAACGGTCAATGAAGTGGAAAATCTGAACGAAATCATCGCCGCGCAGCTGGCCAGCCCGGAACATCAGAGGCTTCTCGCCTTCCACCCGCAACTGACCATCGAAACGCATCTTGCCCCGGATTTAATGAATATTATGGGGTCTTCGGCGCACCTTTCAACCACTCTCATGAATTTGATCTCCAATGCGGCGGAGGCGATGCCGAACGGCGGCAAGGTGACCATCGGAACGGAAAACAGATATATCGATCATCTCATTCGGGGCTACGATGAGGTCAAAGAGGGAGACTATGCCGTTCTGACGGTTTCGGATGCCGGGATCGGCATTTCACCGAAAGACTTGGGCAGAATTTTCGAGCCGTTCTACACCAAGAAAAAAATGGGAAGAAGCGGCACCGGCCTTGGAATGGCGGTGGTATGGGGAACCGTGAAGGACCATAAGGGGTATATCGACCTGGAAAGCAGGGAGGGCTTCGGCTCAACATTTTCGCTCTTTTTCCCCGTTACGCGAAAGGAATTGGAAAAAACGCCCATCGGATTATCCATCAGCAACATCTTGGGAGACGGTGAATTGATTCTGTTGGTAGATGATGTCAAGGCGCAACGGCAAATCGCAAGCTCCATCCTCACGGAACTCAACTATCAGGTCACTACGGTAGCCAGCGGAGAAGAGGCCGTCGAATATCTGAAACACCATACAGTGGATTTGCTGGTTTTGGATATGATCATGGATCCGGGAATGGATGGCCTTGATACTTTCAGGGAAGTCATTGTGCTGCATCCGGGTCAGAAAACGATTATCGCCAGTGGGTACTCGGAAACCGAGCGCATTCGCGAGGCCCAGCGACTCGGTGCCGGCCAGTACCTTAAAAAGCCCTATACAATTGAAAAGATAGGACTATCAGCGAAAAAAGAATTGAAAAAAGCAGCGAATACCGCAGCAGGCGCTCACTAA